In Amycolatopsis solani, a single window of DNA contains:
- a CDS encoding type III PLP-dependent enzyme — MRADPLRRFLDEQNPPTPCLVVDTDVVAARARDVRAAFPGALIRYAVKANPAPPVLDALVAAGIGFDVAGPAELALCLARGAAPADVAYGNPIKKPRDIADAFELGVREFTSDTPDDVDHLGRYAPGSAVSIRVVLDAPDSVTPFGRKFGCEPAEALDLVLRAAALELRPGIAFHVGSQQPDVAAWEIGIATAAKLFAEAGAQGVAMTRLNLGGGFATAHRSAVPSLAAYAQAIANALDAHFPGERPELLLEPGRVLVADAGLLRTEVVLVAHRGERRWVYLDIGRYNGLAEAENEAIAYRFEPVDAAGGPSGPAVLAGPTCDGDDVLYQRTPYELPLGLRTGDRLDVPGTGAYTASYASVGFNGIEPLRTYCLGRWGDA, encoded by the coding sequence GTGCGTGCCGACCCCCTTCGCCGGTTCCTCGACGAGCAGAACCCGCCGACGCCGTGCCTGGTCGTCGACACCGACGTCGTCGCCGCCCGGGCGCGGGACGTGCGCGCGGCCTTCCCCGGCGCGCTGATCCGGTACGCCGTCAAGGCCAACCCGGCGCCGCCGGTGCTCGACGCACTGGTGGCGGCCGGCATCGGCTTCGACGTGGCCGGGCCCGCCGAACTGGCGCTGTGCCTCGCGCGCGGCGCCGCGCCGGCCGACGTCGCCTACGGCAACCCGATCAAGAAGCCGCGGGACATCGCGGACGCCTTCGAGCTCGGGGTCCGGGAGTTCACTTCGGACACTCCGGACGACGTCGACCACCTGGGCCGGTACGCGCCCGGCTCGGCCGTGTCGATCCGGGTCGTGCTCGACGCGCCGGACTCGGTGACGCCGTTCGGCCGCAAGTTCGGCTGCGAGCCGGCCGAGGCGCTGGACCTGGTGCTGCGCGCCGCCGCGCTCGAGCTGCGGCCCGGCATCGCCTTCCACGTGGGCTCGCAGCAGCCGGACGTCGCCGCCTGGGAGATCGGGATCGCCACGGCGGCGAAGCTGTTCGCCGAAGCCGGCGCGCAGGGGGTCGCGATGACGCGGCTGAACCTCGGTGGCGGCTTCGCGACCGCGCACCGGAGCGCCGTCCCCTCGCTGGCCGCGTACGCGCAGGCGATCGCGAACGCCCTCGACGCGCACTTCCCGGGGGAACGGCCCGAGCTGCTGCTGGAACCGGGCCGGGTGCTCGTCGCGGACGCGGGCCTGCTGCGGACCGAGGTCGTGCTCGTCGCGCACCGGGGCGAACGGCGCTGGGTGTACCTCGACATCGGCCGCTACAACGGCCTCGCCGAGGCCGAGAACGAGGCGATCGCCTACCGGTTCGAGCCGGTGGACGCGGCCGGCGGGCCGAGCGGCCCGGCGGTGCTCGCCGGGCCGACGTGCGACGGTGACGACGTGCTCTACCAGCGGACGCCGTACGAGCTGCCGCTGGGCCTGCGGACCGGCGACCGGCTCGACGTGCCGGGCACCGGGGCCTACACCGCCAGTTACGCGTCGGTGGGCTTCAACGGGATCGAGCCGCTGCGCACGTACTGCCTCGGGAGGTGGGGGGATGCCTGA
- the speD gene encoding adenosylmethionine decarboxylase, producing the protein MPEVGRFTGRHVLAELHGVDPGLLDDPVRLGELLRAAVTEAGATVVDVVAKRFAPQGATVIALLAESHASVHTYPEHGSLFADVFTCGERADPEHALRLLAKSLDAASVHLSVLHRGER; encoded by the coding sequence ATGCCTGAGGTCGGCCGGTTCACCGGGCGGCACGTCCTGGCCGAGCTGCACGGCGTCGACCCGGGCCTGCTCGACGACCCCGTGCGGCTGGGGGAGCTGCTGCGGGCCGCCGTGACCGAGGCGGGCGCGACCGTCGTCGACGTCGTGGCCAAGCGGTTCGCGCCGCAGGGCGCCACCGTGATCGCGCTGCTGGCGGAGTCGCACGCGTCCGTGCACACCTACCCCGAGCACGGCTCGCTGTTCGCGGACGTGTTCACCTGCGGCGAGCGCGCCGATCCCGAGCACGCGCTGCGGCTGCTGGCGAAGTCGCTCGACGCCGCTTCGGTCCACCTGTCCGTCCTGCACCGCGGAGAACGCTGA
- a CDS encoding spermidine synthase, producing the protein MPQITEPVGPGLTRVWEVGDVVFDERTPYQHVLIGKTAQGVSLFCDGERQSTEASQLVYHEALMVPALLLAERVRRVLVIGSSEGVASQLAVAAGAARVDHVDIDEAAVRACAEHLPYGYTPADLARGDGPIRVSFEDGWAFLAAAEARGDTYDVVVIDLPDENEDPDAQHNRLYGKDFLARCVRVLAPGGVVSCQAGCPTLWRNETLRTSWRRFREVFGTVLYFGSDEHEWAFLSGRVDHVDDPAALVARRFAERGSRASALDAEALLGGATPPYSLRHGSGPDQS; encoded by the coding sequence ATGCCCCAGATCACCGAACCGGTCGGCCCCGGCCTCACCCGCGTGTGGGAGGTCGGTGACGTCGTGTTCGACGAGCGCACGCCGTACCAGCACGTGCTGATCGGCAAGACCGCCCAGGGGGTTTCGCTGTTCTGCGACGGCGAGCGCCAGAGCACCGAGGCGAGCCAGCTCGTCTACCACGAGGCCTTGATGGTGCCCGCGCTGCTGCTGGCCGAGCGGGTGCGCCGGGTGCTCGTCATCGGGTCCAGCGAGGGGGTGGCGTCGCAGCTGGCGGTGGCCGCCGGGGCGGCCCGCGTCGACCACGTCGACATCGACGAAGCGGCCGTGCGCGCCTGCGCCGAGCACCTGCCCTACGGCTACACCCCGGCGGACCTCGCGCGCGGCGACGGCCCGATCCGGGTGTCCTTCGAGGACGGCTGGGCCTTCCTGGCCGCGGCCGAAGCCCGCGGCGACACCTACGACGTCGTCGTGATCGACCTGCCGGACGAGAACGAAGACCCGGACGCGCAGCACAACCGCCTGTACGGCAAGGACTTCCTCGCCCGCTGCGTGCGGGTGCTGGCGCCGGGCGGGGTCGTGAGCTGCCAGGCGGGCTGCCCGACGCTGTGGCGCAACGAAACGCTGCGGACGTCGTGGCGCCGGTTCCGCGAAGTGTTCGGCACGGTGCTGTACTTCGGGTCCGACGAACACGAGTGGGCGTTCCTGTCCGGCCGCGTGGACCACGTCGACGACCCGGCCGCGCTGGTGGCGCGGCGGTTCGCGGAGCGGGGGAGCAGGGCTTCGGCCCTGGACGCCGAGGCGCTGCTCGGCGGCGCCACCCCGCCGTATTCGCTGCGGCACGGCAGTGGTCCGGACCAGTCTTGA
- a CDS encoding DUF4360 domain-containing protein, translating into MPIVAGMILSALAAPVDSPATSAPTEKITLDIKTINGSGCPAGTATASADVASDNTSFTVRYTNFTAKAGGGAPALDARKNCQINVLVHVPQGFTYAIAEAEYRGYAHIESGASALEQANYYFAGTSPTARVRHTFPGPFHGVWRASDVTEVAELVFAPCGESRNLNINAELRADAGSAAGTTFIEMDSEHASVDTIYHFAWKTC; encoded by the coding sequence ATGCCGATCGTCGCCGGAATGATTCTGTCCGCTCTCGCCGCCCCCGTCGATTCCCCGGCCACCTCGGCTCCGACCGAAAAGATCACGCTCGACATCAAGACCATCAACGGCTCGGGCTGCCCGGCCGGCACGGCCACGGCGTCCGCCGACGTCGCGTCCGACAACACGTCCTTCACGGTGCGCTACACGAACTTCACCGCCAAGGCCGGTGGTGGCGCGCCGGCGCTCGACGCCCGGAAGAACTGCCAGATCAACGTGCTCGTCCATGTACCGCAAGGATTCACGTACGCGATCGCCGAGGCCGAGTACCGCGGCTACGCGCACATCGAGAGCGGTGCGAGCGCGCTCGAGCAGGCCAACTACTACTTCGCCGGAACGTCGCCGACCGCGCGGGTCCGCCACACCTTCCCCGGCCCGTTCCACGGCGTGTGGCGGGCCTCGGACGTGACCGAAGTCGCGGAGCTGGTGTTCGCCCCGTGCGGCGAGAGCCGGAACCTGAACATCAACGCGGAACTGCGGGCCGACGCGGGTAGTGCGGCCGGCACGACTTTCATCGAAATGGATTCGGAACACGCGAGCGTGGACACGATTTACCACTTCGCGTGGAAGACCTGCTGA
- a CDS encoding MarR family winged helix-turn-helix transcriptional regulator: MTVSTAPEPDLSTWPTGRLLAVAARLVEQRWVTVLAGLGLTHAGLIALHSLRDGPLSQRTLAQHCQVTDQTMSRTLDRLAKAGFVTRTPDPADARRHLTALTPPGRAVLDRAVRAEREDPGLLGGLGDDDAFRARLLTLIAGLSAGD; encoded by the coding sequence GTGACGGTGAGCACAGCCCCCGAACCCGACCTGAGCACGTGGCCCACCGGGCGGCTGCTGGCCGTGGCCGCCCGCCTGGTGGAGCAACGCTGGGTGACCGTCCTCGCCGGCCTGGGGCTCACCCACGCGGGACTCATCGCGCTGCACTCCTTGCGCGACGGGCCGCTCTCCCAGCGGACGCTCGCCCAGCACTGCCAGGTGACCGACCAGACGATGAGCCGCACGCTCGACCGCCTCGCGAAGGCGGGTTTCGTGACGCGCACGCCGGACCCGGCGGACGCCCGCCGTCACCTGACGGCGTTGACTCCACCCGGCCGTGCGGTCCTCGACCGGGCGGTGCGCGCCGAGCGCGAAGATCCCGGCCTGCTCGGCGGGCTCGGCGACGACGACGCGTTTCGCGCCCGGCTGCTGACGCTGATCGCCGGCCTGTCGGCGGGCGATTGA
- a CDS encoding MMPL family transporter, whose protein sequence is MNETPRRLRWLLPALLVVAWLGLGGFGGPFAGKLSEVAKNDNAAFLPSSAEATAVSNEQKAFSSRQVLPATVVAERPAGLTAADRQFLDAKARELGGVPGVVGPLGAPEKAPRDDQAVQLSVPILADGNPGEVVKEVRAKLTGAPDGLTVLVTGPAGQIADLVKAFGGIDGILLLVAGGVVALILLAVYRSPLLPFLVLLSAVFALGLASLVVYLLAKHDVLALNGQSQGILSILVFGAATDYALLLVARFREQLRDTESRFDALKLAWRATLEPIAASAGTVVLGVLCLLFSDLNSNKGLGPVAAIGIGAALLASTTFLPAALALCGRGAFWPFKPAFGSPHPETAGVWGRVARLVGRRPRAVWVVTALVLGVGVAFLPQLKASGTAQSDVFLTEVESGAGQEVLGRHFPGGLGAPAITIADAGALPAVLKASTMDGVAQSFPLPGPDGRPKVVNGRVQVLSVLDDPADSETAVATVAKLRDAVHAVPGANAKVGGPTAIQLDTQQTSKHDRALIIPIVLLVIFLVLALLLRSLLAPLLLIATVVLSFAATMGVSALVFNHIFGFPGADPVVPLFGFVFLVALGIDYNIFLMTRVREEALTRGTRDGTLRGLSLTGGVITSAGVVLAATFSALAVIPILFLAQIAFIVAFGVLLDTLLVRSLLVPALTVDVGRRIWWPSKLARAQD, encoded by the coding sequence ATGAACGAGACCCCGCGCCGGCTCCGCTGGCTGCTCCCCGCCCTGCTCGTGGTCGCCTGGCTCGGCCTGGGCGGGTTCGGCGGCCCGTTCGCCGGCAAGCTCAGCGAGGTCGCGAAGAACGACAACGCCGCTTTCCTGCCGAGCTCGGCCGAAGCCACCGCGGTCTCGAACGAGCAGAAGGCCTTCAGCTCGCGCCAGGTGCTGCCCGCGACCGTCGTCGCCGAGCGCCCGGCCGGCCTGACCGCCGCCGACCGGCAGTTCCTCGACGCCAAAGCGCGGGAGCTCGGCGGCGTGCCCGGCGTCGTCGGCCCGCTCGGGGCACCGGAGAAGGCGCCCCGCGACGACCAGGCCGTGCAGCTCAGCGTGCCGATCCTCGCCGACGGCAACCCCGGCGAGGTCGTCAAGGAGGTCCGCGCGAAGCTCACCGGCGCCCCCGACGGGCTCACCGTGCTCGTCACCGGGCCCGCCGGGCAGATCGCCGACCTGGTGAAGGCGTTCGGCGGCATCGACGGCATCCTCCTGCTCGTCGCGGGCGGGGTGGTCGCGCTGATCCTGCTCGCCGTCTACCGCAGCCCGCTGCTGCCGTTCCTGGTCCTGCTGTCGGCGGTGTTCGCGCTCGGGCTCGCCAGCCTCGTCGTCTACCTGCTGGCGAAGCACGACGTCCTCGCGCTCAACGGCCAGAGCCAGGGCATCCTCTCGATCCTCGTCTTCGGCGCGGCCACCGACTACGCGCTCCTGCTCGTCGCGCGGTTCCGCGAACAGCTGCGGGACACCGAAAGCCGCTTCGACGCGCTGAAACTGGCCTGGCGCGCGACGCTCGAACCGATCGCCGCGTCGGCGGGGACCGTCGTGCTCGGCGTGCTGTGCCTGCTCTTCAGCGACCTCAACTCCAACAAGGGGCTGGGCCCGGTCGCGGCGATCGGCATCGGTGCCGCGCTGCTCGCGTCGACCACGTTCCTGCCCGCCGCGCTGGCGCTGTGCGGCCGCGGCGCGTTCTGGCCGTTCAAGCCCGCGTTCGGCTCGCCACACCCGGAGACGGCGGGCGTCTGGGGTCGCGTGGCGCGGCTGGTCGGGCGCCGGCCGCGGGCGGTCTGGGTGGTGACGGCGCTCGTGCTCGGCGTCGGCGTCGCGTTCCTGCCGCAGCTCAAGGCATCCGGCACCGCGCAGTCCGACGTCTTCCTCACCGAAGTCGAATCCGGGGCGGGGCAAGAGGTCCTCGGCCGTCACTTCCCGGGCGGCCTCGGCGCGCCCGCCATCACGATCGCCGACGCCGGCGCGCTGCCCGCGGTGCTGAAAGCGTCCACAATGGACGGCGTGGCGCAGTCGTTCCCGTTGCCGGGCCCGGACGGGCGGCCGAAGGTGGTCAACGGGCGGGTGCAGGTCCTGTCCGTGCTCGACGATCCCGCGGACTCCGAGACGGCGGTCGCGACCGTCGCCAAGCTGCGCGACGCCGTCCACGCGGTGCCCGGCGCGAACGCGAAGGTCGGCGGCCCGACCGCGATCCAGTTGGACACGCAGCAGACGTCGAAGCACGACCGCGCGCTGATCATCCCGATCGTGCTGCTGGTGATCTTCCTGGTGCTGGCCCTGCTGCTGCGGTCGCTGCTCGCGCCGCTGCTGCTCATCGCCACGGTGGTGCTGTCGTTCGCGGCGACGATGGGCGTGTCGGCGCTGGTGTTCAACCACATCTTCGGCTTCCCCGGCGCGGACCCGGTCGTGCCGCTGTTCGGGTTCGTGTTCCTCGTGGCGCTGGGGATCGACTACAACATCTTCCTGATGACCCGGGTCCGCGAAGAGGCGCTGACCCGCGGGACGCGCGACGGCACCCTGCGCGGGCTTTCCCTGACCGGCGGGGTGATCACGTCGGCCGGGGTGGTGCTCGCGGCGACGTTCTCCGCGCTCGCGGTCATCCCGATCCTGTTCCTCGCCCAGATCGCGTTCATCGTGGCGTTCGGCGTCCTGCTCGACACGCTGCTGGTGCGGTCGCTGCTGGTGCCGGCGTTGACGGTGGACGTCGGTCGCCGCATCTGGTGGCCGTCGAAGCTGGCGCGGGCGCAGGACTAG
- a CDS encoding STAS domain-containing protein, with product MTNGLTCTWRPLDESTAGVAIVGDLEFATAGVLLRLIIDRLAGHPGVREVRLDCGEIGFCDSSGLSELVKVHRAVVGTGRRLHLDNRQPALDRLLILTGTARYLTGEAADSRALRDS from the coding sequence ATGACCAACGGCTTGACCTGCACCTGGCGCCCCCTGGACGAGAGCACGGCAGGCGTCGCGATCGTCGGCGACCTCGAGTTCGCCACCGCGGGCGTGCTCCTGCGCCTGATCATCGACCGGCTGGCCGGCCACCCGGGCGTGCGCGAGGTGCGCCTCGACTGCGGCGAGATCGGCTTCTGCGACTCCTCGGGCCTCTCGGAACTGGTGAAGGTGCACCGCGCGGTCGTCGGCACGGGCCGCCGGCTGCACCTGGACAACCGGCAGCCCGCACTCGACCGCCTCCTCATCCTCACCGGCACGGCGCGCTACCTGACCGGCGAGGCCGCGGACTCCCGAGCCCTCCGCGACTCCTAG
- a CDS encoding cobalamin B12-binding domain-containing protein, with protein MSTATRSTAVAEHAERLWDAVTTGDEYTAGDVVVQALGDGTDPESVLLDVIGAVQRRVGQEWAANRLTVAQEHAATAINDRVIATFGYVLARPEPHLGRVTVACVDGEWHAMPARLLSEVLRLRGFQVDYLGAQVPAPHLVAHLHRTGPDAVALSGSLATRLPTAHATITACQAAATPVIAGGAAFGPDGRYARLLGAEAWAPDARTAADRLTRPLPRPQAAHQPLDDLPHLADQEYTLVTRSSGRLVKAVLAGLEERIPAMRNYTDLQRQYTAEDLAHTVEYLATALYVGDEELFTGFLTWTAGILTARGVPAASLVPALDLLEAELRDFPRATGLLRAARTHLAEAATGSELSA; from the coding sequence ATGAGCACCGCTACCCGGAGCACCGCGGTGGCCGAGCACGCCGAGCGGCTGTGGGACGCCGTCACGACCGGCGACGAGTACACCGCCGGCGACGTCGTCGTCCAGGCGCTGGGCGACGGGACCGACCCGGAGAGCGTGCTGCTCGACGTGATCGGCGCGGTGCAGCGGCGGGTCGGGCAGGAGTGGGCGGCCAACCGCCTGACCGTGGCGCAGGAGCACGCGGCGACCGCGATCAACGACCGCGTCATCGCCACCTTCGGCTACGTGCTGGCGCGCCCGGAGCCGCACCTCGGCCGCGTCACGGTCGCGTGCGTCGACGGCGAATGGCACGCGATGCCGGCGCGGTTGCTCAGCGAGGTGCTGCGCCTGCGCGGCTTCCAGGTCGACTACCTCGGCGCGCAGGTGCCCGCCCCGCACCTGGTGGCCCACCTGCACCGGACCGGCCCGGACGCGGTCGCGCTGTCCGGCTCGCTGGCGACGCGCCTGCCGACCGCGCACGCCACGATCACGGCGTGCCAGGCCGCGGCGACCCCGGTCATCGCGGGCGGCGCCGCTTTCGGTCCCGACGGCCGGTACGCCCGGCTGCTGGGTGCCGAAGCGTGGGCGCCGGACGCGCGGACGGCGGCCGACCGGCTGACCCGGCCGCTCCCCCGCCCGCAGGCCGCGCACCAGCCGCTCGACGACCTGCCGCACCTGGCCGACCAGGAGTACACGCTGGTCACGCGCAGCTCCGGCCGGCTCGTGAAGGCGGTGCTGGCCGGGCTGGAGGAGCGGATCCCGGCCATGCGGAACTACACCGACCTGCAGCGCCAGTACACCGCCGAGGACCTCGCGCACACCGTCGAGTACCTGGCGACGGCGCTGTACGTCGGCGACGAAGAGCTGTTCACCGGGTTCCTGACCTGGACCGCCGGGATCCTGACCGCACGAGGCGTCCCGGCCGCCTCGCTGGTGCCCGCCCTCGACCTGCTCGAGGCGGAGCTGCGCGACTTCCCGCGGGCCACCGGCCTGCTCCGCGCCGCGCGCACGCACCTGGCCGAAGCGGCCACCGGATCGGAGCTCTCGGCATGA